A single Bacillus sp. OxB-1 DNA region contains:
- the rplK gene encoding 50S ribosomal protein L11, whose product MAKKVIKVVKLQIPAGKANPAPPVGPALGQAGVNIMGFCKEFNARTADQAGLIIPVEISVFEDRSFTFITKTPPAAVLLKVAANLQKGSGEPNKKKVATVKRDKVREIAETKMQDLNAASVEAAMAMVEGTARSMGIAIED is encoded by the coding sequence ATCCCTGCTGGGAAAGCGAATCCGGCACCACCAGTTGGACCGGCGCTAGGTCAAGCGGGTGTGAATATCATGGGATTCTGTAAAGAATTTAATGCGCGTACGGCGGATCAAGCAGGTCTTATCATCCCTGTTGAAATTTCCGTATTCGAGGACCGTTCATTCACATTCATTACAAAAACTCCACCGGCAGCAGTATTGCTGAAGGTTGCAGCTAATCTTCAAAAAGGTTCGGGTGAGCCGAACAAAAAGAAGGTTGCTACTGTAAAACGCGACAAGGTTCGCGAAATTGCAGAAACAAAAATGCAGGACTTGAATGCAGCGTCAGTTGAAGCGGCGATGGCAATGGTTGAAGGTACTGCTCGCAGTATGGGAATCGCGATCGAAGACTGA